From a region of the Syngnathus scovelli strain Florida chromosome 19, RoL_Ssco_1.2, whole genome shotgun sequence genome:
- the LOC125986577 gene encoding serine/arginine-rich splicing factor 10 isoform X3 produces MFEDVRDAEDALHSLDRKWVCGRQIEIQFAQGDRKTPNQMKTKERHSPSRSSRYDDYDRDGRRRRSRSRSYDRRRSRSPSYERRRRRSESPRESRGRQHGRGGSRGREEDRHRQKPRKESRGRSPSRSASPPEPAAKPAAASHYAEEDARQERSPSRSPSRSQSRSVSRSRSRSRSWTGRKSGGR; encoded by the exons ATGTTTGAGGACGTGCGTGATGCTGAGGACGCTCTCCATAGCTTGGACAGGAAGTGGGTATGCGGCCGCCAGATCGAGATCCAGTTTGCGCAGGGTGACCGAAAGA CACCCAATCAGATGAAGACCAAGGAGCGGCACTCCCCGTCTCGCTCGTCCCGCTACGACGACTACGACCGCGACGGCCGCCGCAGACGCTCACGCAGCCGTAGCTacgaccggcgccgctcgcgcaGCCCTTCCTACGAGCGACGACGTAGGCGCTCGGAGAGCCCCCGAGA ATCTCGCGGGCGCCAGCACGGACGAGGAGGTAGCCGAGGTCGTGAAGAGGACAG GCACCGCCAGAAGCCCCGAAAAGAGTCGAGAGGACGGTCTCCTTCCAGATCAGCGTCGCCGCCCGAGCCCGCCGCCAAACCGGCGGCCGCCTCCCACTACGCCGAGGAAGACGCGCGGCAGGAACGCTCCCCGTCGCGTTCGCCGTCCCGCTCGCAGTCCCGTTCGGTGTCAAGGTCTCGTTCACGCTCGCGTTCCTGGACGGGCCGCAAGTCAGGAGGACGCTAA
- the slc9a1b gene encoding sodium/hydrogen exchanger 1b, translating into MRRPNMAQHHAGNKALLPGLTRLLLLVILLLMLVVCAKPSPSEPDNDTREHVEEEHHKLGNSTVHRKAFPVLSFNYEHVRKPLEISLWILLALLMKLGFHIIPRVSHVVPESCLLIFVGLLVGGVIKAIRQTAPVLDTKLFFLYLLPPIILDAGYFLPLRPFTENLGTILVFAVVGTLWNAFFVGGAMYGVCQLEGGQLAGVDLLSCLLFGSIVSAVDPVAVLAVFEEIHINELLYILVFGESLLNDAVTVVLYHLFEEFSHAGAVTVVDALLGVVCFLVVSFGGILVGAIYGLLGAFTSRFTSHTRVIEPLFVFLYSYMAYLSAEVFHLSGIMSLIACGVVMRPYVEANISHKSYTTVKYFLKMWSSVSETLIFIFLGVSTVAGPHAWNWTFVIVTVVLCLVSRVLGVVGLTFIINKFRVIKLTKKDQFIVAYGGLRGAIAFSLCFLLTDNKMKHMFLTAIITVIFFTVFVQGMTIRPLVELLEVKKKQESDGSINEEIHTQFLDHVLVGIEDICGHFGHHRWKDKLSRFNKAYVKKWLIAGDRSNEHQLLSFYNKMEMKQAMMMVESGGSSVFKPPPMVPNIKAEAPPGRKRNKSREKEIRKMLQSNMQKNRQRLRSYSRHDLMIDPFEEDMSEIRFRKQQVEMERRMSHYLTVPAKRAEPPPTSVRRVAFLPEHQVYTYDDGESTPVEVRRDPSASSGVSLLNESGREIQQEEEEFNAMRRLSDPGPK; encoded by the exons TGGGCAACAGCACGGTGCACCGGAAGGCTTTTCCGGTGCTGTCCTTCAACTACGAGCACGTCCGTAAACCCCTCGAGATCTCGTTGTGGATCCTCCTTGCGCTGCTCATGAAACTCG GCTTCCACATCATCCCCCGCGTGTCCCACGTGGTCCCCGAGAGCTGCTTGCTGATCTTCGTGGGTCTGCTGGTGGGCGGCGTCATCAAAGCCATCCGGCAGACGGCGCCCGTGCTGGACACCAAGCTCTTCTTCCTCTACCTGCTGCCGCCCATCATCCTGGACGCCGGCTACTTTCTACCCCTTCGGCCCTTCACTGAGAACCTGGGCACCATCCTAGTCTTCGCCGTAGTGGGCACCCTGTGGAACGCCTTCTTTGTGGGCGGCGCCATGTACGGCGTGTGCCAGCTGGAGGGGGGgcagctggccggcgtggacttGCTGTCCTGCCTGCTTTTCGGCTCCATCGTGTCAGCTGTTGACCCCGTGGCCGTGCTGGCCGTCTTTGAGGAGATCCACATTAACGAGCTGCTGTACATCCTGGTCTTTGGCGAGTCGCTGCTCAACGACGCCGTCACCGTG GTGCTGTACCACTTGTTTGAGGAGTTCTCCCACGCCGGTGCAGTGACGGTGGTCGACGCCTTGCTTGGCGTGGTGTGCTTCTTGGTGGTGTCGTTTGGTGGTATCCTGGTGGGCGCCATCTACGGGCTGCTGGGCGCGTTCACATCCCGCTTCACATCGCACACGCGTGTCATCGAGCCGCTCTTCGTCTTCCTCTACAGTTACATGGCCTACCTGTCGGCGGAGGTCTTCCACCTGTCAGGCATCATGTC GCTGATAGCGTGCGGCGTGGTGATGCGTCCGTATGTGGAGGCCAACATCTCGCATAAGTCCTACACCACCGTTAAGTACTTCCTGAAGATGTGGAGCAGTGTGAGCGAGACcctcatcttcatcttcctcggCGTCTCCACCGTGGCGGGACCCCACGCCTGGAACTGGACCTTCGTCATCGTCACCGTGGTCCTCTGCCTCGTCTCGAGAGTGCTGG GCGTTGTGGGCCTGACGTTCATCATCAACAAGTTCCGTGTCATCAAACTGACCAAGAAGGACCAGTTCATCGTGGCCTACGGTGGCCTGCGAGGGGCCATCGCCTTCTCGCTGTGTTTTTTGCTGACCGACAACAAGATGAAGCACATGTTCCTCACTGCCATCATCACTGTCATCTTCTTCACCGTCTTTGTCCAG GGGATGACCATCAGGCCTCTTGTGGAGCTTCTGGAAGTGAAGAAGAAGCAGGAATCTGACGGCTCCATCAACGAGGAGATTCACACGCAG TTCCTGGACCATGTCCTTGTGGGAATTgaggacatctgtggtcattttGGACATCATCGCTGGAAAGACAA GCTGAGCCGCTTCAACAAGGCCTACGTGAAGAAGTGGTTGATTGCGGGCGACCGCTCCAACGAGCATCAGCTACTCTCCTTCTACAACAAAATGGAGATGAAGCAGGCCATGATGATGGTCGAGAGCGGCGGTAGCTCCGTTTTCAAACCGCCCCCGATGGTGCc GAACATCAAAGCTGAAGCCCCGCCCGGACGCAAGAGAAACAAAAGTCGCGAAAAGGAAATCCGAAAGATGTTGCAGTCCAACATGCAGAAGAACAGACAGCGG CTCCGCTCCTACAGCAGACACGACCTGATGATCGACCCCTTCGAAGAAGATATGAGCGAAATCCGTTTCAGGAAGCAACAAGTGGAGATGGAGAGGAGG ATGAGCCACTATCTGACCGTACCAGCAAAACGGGCGGAACCGCCGCCTACCTCCGTGAGACGGGTCGCCTTCTTACCAG AACACCAGGTTTATACGTACGACGACGGCGAGAGCACCCCGGTGGAGGTCCGCCGGGACCCGAGCGCCTCCAGTGGCGTCAGTTTACTGAATGAATCCGGCCGCGAGATccaacaggaggaggaggagttcaACGCAATGCGCCGTCTCAGTGACCCCGGTCCAAAGTAG
- the LOC125986577 gene encoding serine/arginine-rich splicing factor 10 isoform X1, translating to MARYMRPPNSSLFVRNISDESRPEDLRREFGRYGPIVDVYIPLDFYTRQPRGFAYIQFEDVRDAEDALHSLDRKWVCGRQIEIQFAQGDRKTPNQMKTKERHSPSRSSRYDDYDRDGRRRRSRSRSYDRRRSRSPSYERRRRRSESPRESRGRQHGRGGSRGREEDRHRQKPRKESRGRSPSRSASPPEPAAKPAAASHYAEEDARQERSPSRSPSRSQSRSVSRSRSRSRSWTGRKSGGR from the exons ATGGCTCGCTATATGCGCCCACCTAACTCGTCTTTATTTGTTAGAAACATCTCCGATGAGTCCAG GCCTGAGGATTTGCGGCGTGAGTTTGGCCGCTATGGGCCAATAGTAGATGTCTACATCCCACTTGACTTCTATACGCGTCAACCAAGAGGATTTGCATACATTCA GTTTGAGGACGTGCGTGATGCTGAGGACGCTCTCCATAGCTTGGACAGGAAGTGGGTATGCGGCCGCCAGATCGAGATCCAGTTTGCGCAGGGTGACCGAAAGA CACCCAATCAGATGAAGACCAAGGAGCGGCACTCCCCGTCTCGCTCGTCCCGCTACGACGACTACGACCGCGACGGCCGCCGCAGACGCTCACGCAGCCGTAGCTacgaccggcgccgctcgcgcaGCCCTTCCTACGAGCGACGACGTAGGCGCTCGGAGAGCCCCCGAGA ATCTCGCGGGCGCCAGCACGGACGAGGAGGTAGCCGAGGTCGTGAAGAGGACAG GCACCGCCAGAAGCCCCGAAAAGAGTCGAGAGGACGGTCTCCTTCCAGATCAGCGTCGCCGCCCGAGCCCGCCGCCAAACCGGCGGCCGCCTCCCACTACGCCGAGGAAGACGCGCGGCAGGAACGCTCCCCGTCGCGTTCGCCGTCCCGCTCGCAGTCCCGTTCGGTGTCAAGGTCTCGTTCACGCTCGCGTTCCTGGACGGGCCGCAAGTCAGGAGGACGCTAA
- the LOC125986577 gene encoding serine/arginine-rich splicing factor 10 isoform X2, which translates to MLGGSKARRGKRCRRQSSAVAQSGLKKRVVKSQAGDPTQVESIKECKDQDKVKHSMFEDVRDAEDALHSLDRKWVCGRQIEIQFAQGDRKTPNQMKTKERHSPSRSSRYDDYDRDGRRRRSRSRSYDRRRSRSPSYERRRRRSESPRESRGRQHGRGGSRGREEDRHRQKPRKESRGRSPSRSASPPEPAAKPAAASHYAEEDARQERSPSRSPSRSQSRSVSRSRSRSRSWTGRKSGGR; encoded by the exons ATGTTGGGAGGAAGTAAAGCACGAAGAGGAAAAAGGTGTCGGAGGCAAAGCTCGGCAGTGGCCCAGAGCGGGCTAAAGAAAAGAGTCGTAAAGAGTCAAGCGGGAGACCCGACGCAAGTCGAATCGATTAAAGAGTGTAAAGATCAAGACAAAGTCAAGCACAG CATGTTTGAGGACGTGCGTGATGCTGAGGACGCTCTCCATAGCTTGGACAGGAAGTGGGTATGCGGCCGCCAGATCGAGATCCAGTTTGCGCAGGGTGACCGAAAGA CACCCAATCAGATGAAGACCAAGGAGCGGCACTCCCCGTCTCGCTCGTCCCGCTACGACGACTACGACCGCGACGGCCGCCGCAGACGCTCACGCAGCCGTAGCTacgaccggcgccgctcgcgcaGCCCTTCCTACGAGCGACGACGTAGGCGCTCGGAGAGCCCCCGAGA ATCTCGCGGGCGCCAGCACGGACGAGGAGGTAGCCGAGGTCGTGAAGAGGACAG GCACCGCCAGAAGCCCCGAAAAGAGTCGAGAGGACGGTCTCCTTCCAGATCAGCGTCGCCGCCCGAGCCCGCCGCCAAACCGGCGGCCGCCTCCCACTACGCCGAGGAAGACGCGCGGCAGGAACGCTCCCCGTCGCGTTCGCCGTCCCGCTCGCAGTCCCGTTCGGTGTCAAGGTCTCGTTCACGCTCGCGTTCCTGGACGGGCCGCAAGTCAGGAGGACGCTAA